Proteins from a single region of Psychrobacter cryohalolentis K5:
- a CDS encoding Nif3-like dinuclear metal center hexameric protein produces MSTHDVLITSSNTIITAHSLTEFCDDYLSANAFKDYAPNGLQVDGGRPIKRIVTGVTACEALIDAAIADNADAIMVHHGYFWKGEPAPLTGMKGQRIRKLMQHGISLIGYHLPLDAHPIIGNNATLAAALDMTIIEALYPAETHPVGNIAICTVQSAQSLIAQITQALGRMPLHIAAEYNVDTHTSNRLIERIGICTGGAQDMIEQASLMGCDAFISGEISERTTHIARELGIDYFACGHHATERGGIEALGRIVAQQFDLPVTFIDIDNPA; encoded by the coding sequence ATGAGTACGCACGATGTCTTAATCACATCATCAAATACTATCATTACTGCACACTCCTTAACTGAATTTTGCGATGATTACTTATCAGCGAATGCCTTTAAAGATTATGCACCGAATGGTCTACAAGTAGATGGCGGTCGGCCTATTAAGCGTATTGTCACTGGTGTGACTGCCTGTGAAGCATTGATTGATGCCGCCATTGCAGATAATGCTGATGCAATCATGGTACATCACGGCTATTTTTGGAAAGGTGAACCTGCTCCATTGACTGGTATGAAAGGTCAGCGTATTCGCAAGCTTATGCAACATGGTATCTCCTTGATCGGCTATCACCTACCACTCGATGCCCATCCCATCATTGGTAACAATGCCACATTGGCGGCGGCGTTAGACATGACCATCATCGAGGCACTGTATCCTGCTGAGACTCATCCGGTTGGTAATATTGCCATTTGCACCGTACAGAGTGCTCAAAGCCTTATCGCTCAAATTACTCAAGCATTGGGGCGCATGCCATTACATATTGCCGCTGAGTATAACGTCGATACTCATACCAGTAATAGGTTAATTGAACGGATTGGTATCTGTACGGGCGGCGCACAAGATATGATTGAGCAAGCATCATTAATGGGCTGTGATGCGTTTATTTCTGGTGAAATATCAGAACGTACGACTCATATTGCCCGTGAGCTTGGCATTGATTATTTTGCTTGCGGACATCATGCAACAGAACGCGGCGGCATTGAAGCTTTAGGTAGGATTGTTGCTCAACAGTTTGACTTACCAGTGACATTTATCGATATCGATAATCCTGCTTAA
- a CDS encoding S1C family serine protease: MSSSPNAENKAGLLKWLPWVLLLLVTAAFIWLFVSMKTASEAKWEPPKTTPAEQQASEPVSDSPTPIASYHNGVARASQSVVNIYTTQTMAEHPYMNDPVLRRFFEYHGAPSEEQGNTNLGSGVIVSDDGYIVTNAHVIEKADEITVAFNDGRKSRAKLIGTDPDSDLAVIKVDMTGLTPLGFREKPTLVGDVALAIGNPFGVGQTVTQGIISATGRTGLGVNKFEDFIQTDAAINPGNSGGALVDARGELIGINTAIYSRSGGSMGIGFAIPTAIVEQVMNALIKDGKVSRGWLGIEIQSQLRDPTQLESSTGVEVLNVVPKSPAAKSGLKVGDIVLTIDGVEMTDANTLIQYVARKAPNTTLHAQILRQGKNAQVKILLEERPVEEPVTVPVVIQDETLGGAQPPTLQAPEQDTPMMSEAERDRMREELLLLFERDGAPL; the protein is encoded by the coding sequence ATGTCGTCATCCCCGAATGCCGAGAACAAGGCTGGTCTCTTAAAGTGGTTACCTTGGGTTTTACTGCTATTGGTCACAGCTGCCTTTATTTGGTTATTTGTGAGTATGAAGACAGCATCGGAGGCAAAATGGGAGCCGCCAAAGACCACACCTGCTGAGCAGCAAGCTTCCGAGCCGGTATCGGACTCACCAACGCCTATCGCCTCTTATCATAATGGTGTGGCTCGAGCCTCCCAGTCTGTGGTCAATATCTATACCACGCAGACGATGGCAGAACATCCTTATATGAACGATCCGGTGTTGCGCCGGTTTTTTGAATATCATGGCGCGCCGTCAGAAGAGCAAGGCAATACCAACCTAGGTTCAGGCGTTATCGTGTCGGATGATGGTTATATCGTCACCAATGCCCATGTGATTGAAAAAGCCGATGAAATTACCGTTGCGTTTAATGATGGTCGTAAAAGCCGTGCAAAATTAATTGGCACAGACCCAGATAGTGATTTGGCAGTGATTAAAGTCGATATGACTGGGCTTACACCATTAGGCTTTCGTGAAAAACCAACGCTTGTCGGCGATGTAGCACTAGCGATTGGTAATCCATTTGGTGTCGGTCAAACCGTTACCCAAGGTATTATTTCAGCGACTGGACGTACAGGGCTTGGCGTTAATAAGTTTGAAGACTTTATTCAAACTGATGCGGCTATCAATCCGGGTAACTCGGGCGGCGCATTGGTTGATGCACGTGGTGAGCTGATTGGTATCAATACTGCCATCTACTCACGCTCTGGTGGCTCTATGGGTATTGGATTTGCTATTCCCACCGCTATCGTTGAGCAAGTGATGAATGCTCTGATCAAAGATGGCAAGGTCAGTCGTGGTTGGCTGGGTATTGAGATACAATCGCAGCTGAGAGATCCGACACAGCTCGAATCATCAACAGGCGTAGAGGTACTTAACGTGGTTCCTAAGAGCCCAGCTGCTAAGAGCGGTCTAAAAGTTGGCGATATTGTTTTGACCATTGATGGGGTTGAGATGACTGATGCCAATACCTTGATTCAGTATGTCGCTCGTAAAGCACCTAATACCACGCTGCATGCTCAAATCTTACGTCAAGGTAAAAATGCGCAAGTGAAGATATTGCTAGAGGAGCGTCCAGTTGAAGAGCCAGTCACCGTTCCTGTTGTGATTCAAGATGAAACGCTTGGCGGTGCGCAGCCACCAACGCTACAAGCGCCAGAACAAGACACCCCTATGATGTCAGAGGCTGAACGTGACCGTATGCGTGAAGAGCTTTTATTACTGTTCGAAAGAGATGGTGCACCTTTGTAA
- the yfaE gene encoding class I ribonucleotide reductase maintenance protein YfaE: MTWVMTSKKQFYLHDDESLLDGLLRTGHDINYQCKEGYCGSCRIKRIASSHVIDYPFEPLAMIEKDEILPCCCRVQGVIYVNHELIEK, translated from the coding sequence ATGACTTGGGTAATGACGAGTAAGAAGCAATTTTACTTGCATGATGACGAAAGCTTGCTTGATGGATTGCTACGCACCGGACATGATATCAATTATCAATGTAAGGAAGGTTATTGTGGCAGCTGCCGCATCAAGCGTATCGCCAGCTCACACGTTATTGATTATCCTTTTGAGCCCTTAGCCATGATTGAAAAAGATGAAATCCTACCTTGCTGCTGTAGAGTACAAGGCGTGATTTATGTCAATCATGAGCTGATAGAAAAGTAG
- the nrdB gene encoding class Ia ribonucleoside-diphosphate reductase subunit beta produces MTYSIFSQTPNNALTEPMFFGNPVNVARYDQQKHPIFEQLIEKQLSFFWRPEEVDVSKDRMDFGNLSSHEQHIFLSNLKYQTLLDSIQGRSPNVVLLPLVSIPELETWIETWTFSETIHSRSYTHIIRNIINDPAIVFDDIMQNEHILGRAADIAKYYDDLYYSSSLYNLYGAGTHTINGKQITIDLKSLKKQLYLCLMAVNVLEAIRFYVSFACSFAFAERKLMEGNAKIIKLIARDEALHLTGTQHILNLMRIGRDDPEMVDIAKECYEESIEIFRKAAEQEKEWAGYLFKDGSMIGLNKDILCQYIEYITNLRMEAVGLPVAFPNSKSNPIPWINTWLSSDNVQVAPQETEISSYLVGQIDSDLSDSDFDDFEL; encoded by the coding sequence ATGACTTATTCGATTTTTTCCCAAACGCCAAACAATGCGCTAACAGAGCCGATGTTTTTTGGTAATCCGGTCAACGTGGCGCGTTACGACCAACAAAAGCACCCTATCTTTGAGCAGCTGATTGAAAAGCAGTTGTCGTTCTTTTGGCGTCCAGAAGAAGTTGATGTATCAAAAGATCGTATGGACTTTGGCAACCTGTCTTCGCATGAGCAGCATATATTTTTGAGTAACCTCAAATACCAGACCCTACTCGACTCTATCCAAGGCCGTAGCCCAAACGTGGTGCTATTGCCGCTCGTGTCTATCCCTGAACTTGAGACTTGGATTGAGACGTGGACGTTTTCTGAAACCATTCACTCGCGCAGCTATACCCATATCATTCGTAATATTATCAATGACCCTGCTATCGTCTTTGATGACATCATGCAAAACGAGCACATCCTAGGGCGCGCGGCGGACATCGCTAAGTATTATGATGATTTGTATTACAGCTCATCGCTATATAACCTATACGGTGCAGGCACGCATACGATCAATGGTAAGCAAATTACCATCGATTTAAAATCACTGAAAAAGCAGCTTTATTTGTGCTTGATGGCAGTCAATGTCCTAGAAGCCATTCGCTTTTATGTATCATTTGCTTGCTCATTTGCCTTTGCTGAGCGTAAGCTAATGGAAGGTAATGCCAAGATTATTAAATTGATCGCTCGTGATGAGGCGCTACATTTAACAGGTACTCAGCATATCCTTAACCTCATGCGCATCGGTCGTGATGATCCGGAGATGGTCGATATCGCTAAAGAATGCTACGAAGAAAGCATCGAGATATTCCGTAAAGCAGCTGAGCAAGAAAAAGAATGGGCAGGCTATCTGTTCAAAGACGGTTCGATGATTGGGCTGAATAAAGACATTCTTTGCCAATATATCGAATACATCACCAATTTACGTATGGAAGCGGTTGGCTTACCAGTCGCATTCCCGAACTCTAAATCAAATCCGATTCCATGGATTAACACGTGGTTGTCGTCTGACAACGTACAAGTTGCCCCGCAAGAAACAGAGATTAGCTCGTACTTGGTCGGTCAGATTGATTCAGACTTATCAGACAGCGATTTTGATGATTTTGAGTTGTAG